In Tenrec ecaudatus isolate mTenEca1 chromosome 4, mTenEca1.hap1, whole genome shotgun sequence, a single window of DNA contains:
- the MRPL17 gene encoding large ribosomal subunit protein bL17m yields the protein MRLTVAAAISHGRVFRRLGLGPESRIHLLRNLLTGLVRYERIEATWARVDEVRGYAEKLIDYGKLGDTNERAMRMADFWLTEKDLIPKLFKVLAPRYQGQNGGYTRMVQIPNRSEQDRAKMAVIEYKGNCLPPLPLPRRDSNRTLLNQLLQGLRRDLSQAERARMHNSHTTQTPAI from the exons ATGCGGCTGACGGTCGCTGCTGCCATCTCGCACGGCCGCGTGTTCCGCCGCCTGGGCCTTGGTCCCGAGTCCCGCATTCATCTGTTGCGGAACTTGCTGACCGGACTGGTGCGATACGAACGCATCGAGGCAACATGGGCGCGCGTGGACGAAGTGAGAGGCTACGCCGAGAAG CTTATCGACTATGGGAAACTAGGAGACACCAACGAACGAGCCATGCGCATGGCTGACTTTTGGCTCACG GAGAAGGACTTGATCCCAAAGCTGTTTAAAGTGCTGGCCCCTCGATACCAAGGTCAGAATGGAGGCTACACAAGAATGGTGCAGATCCCAAATCGGAGTGAGCAGGATCGAGCCAAAATGGCAGTCATCGAGTATAAAGGGAACTGCCTtccccccctgcccctgcctcgcaGAGACAGCAACAGGACACTCCTAAACCAGCTGCTGCAGGGGCTGCGGAGAGACCTCAGCCAGGCGGAGAGAGCCAGGATGCACAACTCCCACACAACCCAAACTCCAGCAATTTAA